Part of the Chthoniobacterales bacterium genome is shown below.
GATGAATTTGGGCAACATCTTGCCGCGCGGATCGGTGGTGAGAAATTTCCCAAGGTTCTTGGAATTTTGCTCCAGGAGCTGCGCGACATTCGTAAGGTGGGCAATGCGCGATTTGCCCAGCCGCTCCGAGATGAGCATGGCGGAAACGTTGACGCTGTTGAGGACGTTGCCGACGTTGTGCAGCACGCCGGTGGCGACTTCGGCCATGCCAGCCTCGCGGGAGACAGTGATCAATTCCTTGTTCACACGCTCGAGTTCCTGCTCGGAAAGTTTCCGCTCGGTCACGTCCTGGGCGGTGCCGAAGACTTCCGCGACTTTGCCGTCGGCGTGGAGGAGAACCTCGCCGTTTTGCTGGAGAATGCGCACGGTGCCGTCCTGGCGAATGATGCGCTGCTCGAAGCTGAAGGGTTTCTTTTCTTTTAAGGCGCGCTTGAAGGTCTTGTCGGAAAACTCTCGATCGTCTGGATGAATGAGCTGGAGCGCCGTGTCGTAGCTCACTTTTTCGCCCGAGGTGGCGTAGCCGTGAATGCGGTAATTTTCCTCCGACCAATGCATGATGTTCGAGTGAATATCCCAGTCCCAACTGCCGACGCGGGCGATTTTCTGGGCGATGGCAAGCTGGTTTTCACTGTGACGCAACTCGGCCTCGGCGCGTTTGCGGTCGAGGATCTCGGCTTGCAGGGAATCGTTGGCCGCCGTGAGGTCATTGGCCTGTTTGCGAAGCGGACCAGAGATGCTTCGGGTGATGAACGTCACAAAACACAGTGCAGCGACGAGGGCGGCGGCGGCGACGAAGAGGCTGCGCGCGCGCCGGTGCTGATAGGCGTGAATGCGGATTTCGAGGAGCTTGTCGAGTTCGTTGTCGGTGATTCTCCAGAGATTGAAACTGGCGTCGCGGGCCAGAGTTCCGGCGGCGAGATAACTCGTGGTGGAGACCTGTTTTTTGCCGGAGCTGACGAGCAGCTCGATCATTTTGATGAAGTTCTCGTTGCAAGCGACGTATTGTTTCAGCGCGGCTGGGACGCGTGATTGAAGCGTGGGACTGATGCCGTAAAAATTGGCGTCCTCATTCAAGCCGGTCTGCACACTGCCCTGAATGCGCTCCAAGTCGGCCTCTTTCAACATGGTCGCGTAGATCGCGAGCTGCTGTTGCTCGGCATTGGAAATGGACGGCTGCCGCAGCACCGCCTCGCCGTGGGCGACGACGGCGGCCAGGCGATCCTGCGTTTCCGGCAGGGCCAGCAGCGTGGCGTCCATCAGGTAATAACTATCCAAGTCCGGGTCCAGGATCAGGTTCGAAAGATCGCCGGCATGGGTGATCATCACGCGAATATCGGCGATCAAATGCAGGTGCTGCGCCGCCGAGGCCGCCGGGTCGAGATCCTTCAGACTTTGCCTGAGCTTGGTCCATTCGGCGCGAACGATGGCCGCCTTGTAGTGCTCGCGCTTGCGTTTGGCGAGGCCTTCCGGGGTGAATTGCAGATCGGTGCCAATGCGGGAATCGATCTCCTGCAATCGATCGAAAGCCGACTCGATTTCCGCCTCTTTCTGAGTCAATTCAGCGGCCACAGACTCGCCCCGAATCGATTGGGTAACGAGCTGGCGATGTTGCGGAATAAATTCGAGCAAATCTTCGAGCGGACGCTGGTATTCATTCCCCTTCTCCTCCTGCCGGGCAAACTCGATGTTCGCGTTGATGCCTGTGATGAAGAGATAGAGCATCACCGAATCGGGCATGACGAAGAAGATGCTGATGAGAGCCAGCTTCTGGGCCACTTTGAGATTTCTGAACCAGTTGATCATCGTCATTGAGTCGGTTTTGTGAACTGTCGTCCTGCGTTCACGAGGCTAAGTGCTGAATGGCGTGGAAAAGACACACCCGCCCCAAATGCATGAAGCGTGCCAGTGGATGCGCCAGGTAGATTAAATTAGCCAAAGAACGCATTAAACGGCCATTAAACGTTCTCATCCGACTTGGACTCGATTGAAGCGCTTTGCCAAATCGCCCTTCTGGAGCGAATCAGGCGTCTTTCCACGTCAAGTCTGAGAGGATTAGACATTTGGCTTTGGGAGCAAGTGCGATATTGATCAAACTATGAGTCGATTTTTAATTGTGGGAGCCGGATTTTCCGGGGCTGTTCTGGCGCGTGAACTGGCCGAAGCCGGACTGTATTCTCTCGTGATCGACTCGCGGAATCATATCGCCGGAAATTGCCACACCGAGCGCAGCGCCGAGACGGGCGTGATGATCCACCATTACGGGCCGCATATTTTCAATACGAGCAACGTCCAGGTCTGGGATTACGTGCGGAAATTCGGGGAATTCGTCCCCTACATCAACCGGGTAAAAGCCTCCATCGAGCGCGGCGTTTTCTCGATGCCGATCAATCTGCACACGATCAATCAATTTTTCGGCAAACGCTTCGGACCGGCCGAGGCGCGCGCGTTTGTGCAAAATCTGGGCGACCAAACAATCCTCGAACCCGCTAACTTCGAAGAGCAGGCGCTGAAGTTTCTCGGCCACAACCTCTACGAGGCTTTTTTCTACGGCTACACCAAGAAACAATGGGGCTGCGAGCCGCGCGAACTCCCCGCCTCGATCCTGCAACGGCTGCCAGTGCGCTTTAATTACGACGACAATTATTACAACACGAAGTTCCAGGGCATTCCGCGCGACGGCTACACCGAGATCGTGCGGCGCATTCTGGACCACCCGAACATCGAAGTGAAACTCAGCACGTCCTACGACGCGTCGATGGCGGCGGAGTTTGAGCACGTTTTTTACACCGGCCCGATCGATGCGTTTTACAACTTCACCCACGGTCGCCTCACCTACCGCACCGTTTTCTGGAAGCACGAGAGCCACGAAGGCGACTTTCAGGGTAATGCCGTGATCAATTACCCGAGTCAGGACGTTCCCCATACCCGCATCCACGAGCACAAACATTTCACCCCATGGGAAGAGCACGCAAAGACCGATGTTTTCACCGAATTCAGCAAGGAAACCGCGCCCGAAGACGTCCCGTATTACCCAAAACGTCTCCCCGGCGACCTTGAAAAATTAGCCGCCTACCAAGCCCTCGCGAAAGAAGAATCCACCGTCTCCTTTCTGGGCCGCCTGGCCACTTACCGCTACATGGACATGCACCACGTCATCGGCGAAGCCCTCGATTTCGCCACCGCGTGGCTCCAAGATCGCAGCCGGTAAACCGCTATTTTTGCGTAGATGGCGGTCACGTCCTGAGTTATTCTCGGATGTTCATGTCCTCCGCTGAGCAACTTCTCTGGTATTGCGTTTCCACTCGTCCCAAGCAGGAAAATAAAGTGGCCCGCCTGCTGCGCAAAGAGATGGAACTCGAGGTGTTTTCGCCCGTCCTGCGTTTTCGCCGACCCCGCCGGAATGTCCCCATCTGGGTCTCGGAAGCCCTCTTTCCGGGTTACGTTTTTGTCCGCTGCGTCTATGCCTGGCATCATCGCCAGATCCGAGCCACGTCTGGAGTGGCCGACATCATTCGGTTTGGCGATCTCATTCAACCTCTGCCAGACAGCTTGGTGGCGGAAATCCGCTCTCTAGTCACAGATCAGGAAACCATCGAGATCCAGCAGGAACCCCAAGCCGGACAGGAAATCGTCATCGCCTCCGGCCCGTATGCAGGGATGCGTGCCTTGGTCACTCGTCTGATTCCGGCCCAAAAAAGAGTCGCCATCCTCTTCGAGATTCTCGGGCAAATGCGGGAGATCGAGATCGAAGCCGCGCGGCTTCTGCCGTCGAATCCACGGCTCATCGGCTGATCGAATCTGCGGGATTCTATTTGGTTTGCACCAAGGCTCCCAACTCGCGTGCAAAAGCCGCCTCTGCGGCTTCTCCTCCGACTTCGCGATCTGTGGTGATGACAATTTCCATCACCTGCTGCCC
Proteins encoded:
- a CDS encoding transcription termination/antitermination NusG family protein, which produces MSSAEQLLWYCVSTRPKQENKVARLLRKEMELEVFSPVLRFRRPRRNVPIWVSEALFPGYVFVRCVYAWHHRQIRATSGVADIIRFGDLIQPLPDSLVAEIRSLVTDQETIEIQQEPQAGQEIVIASGPYAGMRALVTRLIPAQKRVAILFEILGQMREIEIEAARLLPSNPRLIG
- a CDS encoding ATP-binding protein translates to MINWFRNLKVAQKLALISIFFVMPDSVMLYLFITGINANIEFARQEEKGNEYQRPLEDLLEFIPQHRQLVTQSIRGESVAAELTQKEAEIESAFDRLQEIDSRIGTDLQFTPEGLAKRKREHYKAAIVRAEWTKLRQSLKDLDPAASAAQHLHLIADIRVMITHAGDLSNLILDPDLDSYYLMDATLLALPETQDRLAAVVAHGEAVLRQPSISNAEQQQLAIYATMLKEADLERIQGSVQTGLNEDANFYGISPTLQSRVPAALKQYVACNENFIKMIELLVSSGKKQVSTTSYLAAGTLARDASFNLWRITDNELDKLLEIRIHAYQHRRARSLFVAAAALVAALCFVTFITRSISGPLRKQANDLTAANDSLQAEILDRKRAEAELRHSENQLAIAQKIARVGSWDWDIHSNIMHWSEENYRIHGYATSGEKVSYDTALQLIHPDDREFSDKTFKRALKEKKPFSFEQRIIRQDGTVRILQQNGEVLLHADGKVAEVFGTAQDVTERKLSEQELERVNKELITVSREAGMAEVATGVLHNVGNVLNSVNVSAMLISERLGKSRIAHLTNVAQLLEQNSKNLGKFLTTDPRGKMLPKFINTLSERLTVEQAETLAEAERLAKNITHIKDIVAVQQNYAKVSGLLESMPASELVEDALGMNGAAFDRHHIEVVRDFADVPLVRVDKHKVLQVLVNLIRNAKYAVSEALRPEKTIKVRIVASGKSRVKIIVADNGIGIAPENLQRIFEHGFTTKEDGHGFGLHSAALAASEMGGSLSVHSAGVGKGATFTLEVPVDEETIGLPS
- the glf gene encoding UDP-galactopyranose mutase, whose translation is MSRFLIVGAGFSGAVLARELAEAGLYSLVIDSRNHIAGNCHTERSAETGVMIHHYGPHIFNTSNVQVWDYVRKFGEFVPYINRVKASIERGVFSMPINLHTINQFFGKRFGPAEARAFVQNLGDQTILEPANFEEQALKFLGHNLYEAFFYGYTKKQWGCEPRELPASILQRLPVRFNYDDNYYNTKFQGIPRDGYTEIVRRILDHPNIEVKLSTSYDASMAAEFEHVFYTGPIDAFYNFTHGRLTYRTVFWKHESHEGDFQGNAVINYPSQDVPHTRIHEHKHFTPWEEHAKTDVFTEFSKETAPEDVPYYPKRLPGDLEKLAAYQALAKEESTVSFLGRLATYRYMDMHHVIGEALDFATAWLQDRSR